In the Brettanomyces nanus chromosome 1, complete sequence genome, CACCACTAATTTTTCCTGAACgcgtttttttttatcaGTTTCCTTCTCAACTCTCACTGGCCCCCTCCCCTCCTCCCTCTGCCTCGTCCCTCTCCGTCTCtgatatttttcttttcttatttttaTCATAtaataatttttttttaagcccttccttttctgcctGTATTCgttttttatttttgacGAAAAAGAGACatcttttatttttgtcCAAGACTTACTTGAATTGAACTCGTTCACATGTCCGAACCACAAGAAGCAGATGTCGATTCCATAATCGATAGATTGCTCGATGTCAGAGGATCTAGACCTGGAAAACAGGTGCAGCTACAGGAGTACGAGATTAGATATCTTTGCACAAAAGCCAGAGAAATATTCATTCAACAGCccattcttcttgagcTAGAGGCTCCAATTAAGGTAAGTACCAGTGTTTTTGCTTCTACGTTCTTTCGTTTAATCCTACTTGGTTGTACTGTGCTGGCAGCTTTGTTGCCTTCCTTTACTAATTTGCTCCTACGCTTTTCTCTCGCTCctagaaaaaaatagacAAGAGAGCgggaagaaaaaaaaagcgACAGCGGATTTACAAAgaattcagaaagaaggcATTTACTAAGGAAAACATAATACTAACACATTAACGTTTTAGATTTGCGGTGATATTCATGGCCAATATTATGACTTACTAAGGTTATTTGAGTATGGAGCATTCCCTCCAGAAGCCAACTATCTTTTCCTAGGAGATTACGTCGACAGAGGTAAACAATCGTTGGAAACCATCTGTCTTTTATTGGCGTACAAGATCAAATATCCTGAAAACTTTTTTGTTTTAAGAGGTAACCACGAGTGTGCATCTATTAACAGAATATACGGTTTTTACGACGAGTGTAAGAGAAGGTACAACATCAAACTTTGGAAGACGTTCACCGACTGCTTCAACTGCCTTCCTATTGCCGCCATtattgatgagaagatctTTACCATGCATGGAGGTCTTTCACCCGATTTAAATACGATGGAGCAGATTAGAAGAGTGATGAGACCCACAGATATCCCTGATGTGGGTCTATTGTGCGATCTACTTTGGTCGGATCCTGATAAAGATATAACTGGATGGAGTGAAAATGATAGAGGTGTCTCGTTCACTTTTGGACCTGATGTTGTGTCTAGGTTCCTTCAGAAACATGACTTGGACTTGATTTGTAGAGCACATCAAGTCGTTGAAGATGGATACGAATTCTTTAGTAAAAGACAATTGGTTACTATATTTTCTGCGCCAAACTACTGCGGTGAGTTCGATAATGCAGGTGCCATGATGAGTGTCGATGAGAGTCTACTTTGTTCGTTCCAAATTCTCAAGCCggcagagaagaagaaatacgGTTATACTGGTCAGCTTCCTTCTACGACGTCTCAGACCAgaggtaagaagaaggtggcGAAATGATTGCTTATATGTGGAGTTAGCGGTTGATTACAAGGGTTAGAGCCTTTTTAGCTTATGCGTGTAGGCCGTTTGGTCATTTCAgttcttccttccttccttATAGAATCAGCGTATGGATGTTGGTTGATCCGGATTGGTTGACGTTTACTCGTCCGTGTTGTATATTAATGGCTTGTGTTTATTTTCTgtcttttttatttgttaCGAACGGGGCCTCTATCCTTTCTATTTCTGCCTCGAGGCAAACCTGACCGGATATACCTACGAGGTATTAAGGaagtgaagatgaatatgaagatgacgacgtggttttatttttctctatagtttgatttctcatcCATTTCTATTGTTTATTCAGATATGTTATACTATGTTCAGGGAGTAAGATACGCGAGGGTAGCTCACATGATCAGCAGGAGGGtaaggaaaaagaaatacaGTCACAAAAATTTTAGGAAGAGATAGATGAGGTCAGCAATTAGGTAATGAAGAGAGGAGCTGAAGCTGAAGCTGGCTGGGGCTGAAGAGTTGaggctgaaaaatttcagtCGATAGTGgcaaaatttttcactctgaagaaacagaaggTGTTAAGTTGGCTTTTCTATAAAatttcttggatttgatACCAATATTACAGAGCATAGACAACATTCAAGATGGTTTTAGTTCAAGACTTGCTAAACCCGGATCCAGCATCCGAGGCTAAGATGTACAAGCTTAAGACATTGGTCCAGGCCCCAAGATCTTACTTCATGGACGTCAAGTGCTCTGGTTGCTTGAAGATTACCACTGTCTTCTCACATGCACAGACACCTGTCACATGTGACTCATGCTCCACTGTTCTTTGCACACCAACTGGTGGTAAGTGTAGATTGACAGAGGGCTGTGCTTTTAGAAGAAAGTGAGGGCTCTATACTACTTTAATATAGTTAATAAAAACATTAAATTGCTGCAAAAATATGGGGTTGTAGGAAAGGACTTCAACAAATGATGTGTTGACAAAGCGCTGCCATATTGTGAGGCCTTTAAAAGATGGAGTTGACAATATCGCTACCAATGGTAGCACCAGCACCAAAAATCACTGCGCTACCGATCTTTGAACCAATCTTCTGCACTGCTGCATTTGATTGAAGCGATTGCAAAGTCTGCTGGGGAGTATGTTGCACAAcctgctgttgctgttgctgctgttgtggTTGCTGAACCATGCTGTACTGTTGAGATTGGTATTGCTGAGGCTGAGGCTGAGTCTGGAGCCTGACTTGAGATTCAGATTGCGATTTCGATCCGACGCCTAGAAGTTTGACGTAATTAGCAGGAAAGATACCGGTTCTGCCGTTACAACTACCTCTCCACCACGAAGGAGACATTTTGTCTACCACAGCGATCTTATCGCCTATTCTTAGCTCAATATCCTCTGGCTGTTGAGGTCTGTAGTCATACAATGCCTCGGCATACTCCTGAGCTTCGGAATAAGAAGGTGGAGCGGAAGGTATGATACCAGAAGGTGCCGAGTAAGACGACATCTTTTCAGATTTCTCGGGCTTTTCAGGTTTCTCCGCCCTTTCAAACTTGGGAACTGTTAGGCCAGTTGCTGGCATACCTTGAGAATATTTCTGAGGCAATTGGTCGTTAATATGAGTGTATAACTCATTAGTTATGACGTTGgattcaagaagaaactcGAGTTCCTGGACATTGTTAGTATGGAAATATCACTATTAATTGCTCAAAATTACTTACCGTTCTAATGGTCATAAGAGACCTGTTGATGGGAGCAGACATGAGGTTATACTAAGGGAATTGGTGAATAATAgtacaaagaaggaagacGGATGGATGGATGGATGGCACTATATTTTCTGTTGATTTGCGCGGCTGTCAGGCTTGAAGCTTAGCTCAGCCTCAAACGAGAGATCCCATCGCAACGAGGTACTTACTGGTGTAAGGGGGTGCTACACAATTAAAGACtatatctatctatctatccactcttcaagttcattAATTACATCACAATGGTCCTAAATAATCCTCCTTGATACTTCCAATAGCACTGATACTATTGACATCTGCTCTAGTACCAATGATCTTTATTCTCACCTTGGCACCTTTCATAATCACCTGATCTTCACTTATATAAGCAGGAGGAGTATGGGAAGGTGTATATTTCATGTCGTTAGGAATCAAGTGTTTTGAAATAAATACTGATAACGGTCCCACATCGGCAAAGAATCCCATACTATTGACAGATGACACCACGGCATCCACCACTTCTCCCTTGAAAGGCTTCCAAACTACTGCTCTATACTTAACCTCGAATTCTGAGTAACCAGTATCTCCTGTGAGTAACTTTCCCTTTCCTACGTCTATATTCATGCAATCTAGAACGCACACAATGTATCCGAACTGACCTGTACACGTACCTTCAACATCAGTCAGTAACTTCTGTCGAAGATACTGCTTCATATTGGGTCCAAAGTACGAAGGATGAAGTGTGAGATTCAACGCAAGgtctttgatgaagaacatATCGGCAAGGTCTTAACTAAGGGAAGTAACTGATTGTCGTAGTCAAAACAGGTCTCTCTGTTTTGTTCTCTTCCCTTTTGAAATAACTTTTTCTCAGGACAACGGCATAAACCAAATGTACGTGTAAAATTTTTATCTATTTATGCGGCTGAGGctggtgaaaaattcaagCTGAACAAACCAACCACCTAGCTGCCTCTTGTTATCCTCTATTCTTATACATGTCCAATAAAATCGGTAAAACCGGCTTGGCCTTTGCCCGAGTGTGGCACCATGTTGATCTTGCAGAAGATACTAGAACCTTGGGAAGATTGGCCTCTCAGATAGCTATAGCCCTAATTGGAAAGCACAAGCCCGTGGCTCACTCTACACAAGATTTGGGCGACTACGTGGTTGTGTCCAATTGCAAGTATCTTCGAGTCACCGGAAGAAAAATGGAGGATAAAACTTACTGGTATCACACCACTAAACCAGGAACAGGTAAAGCGGTTCCTATGGAGAAAGTCGTTAAAGACTATGGATATGGAGAAGTACTTCGAAGAGCTGTGAGCCGGATGCTTCCAAAGAACAAGCACAGAGATTCCAGACTACGCAGACTTAAAGTATTTGACGGTTCCGAAAACCCTTATCGACAGAATTTAATTGCTTGGGCTGACCAGAAGCCGCTAGTAGAACAAAGACTGAAGGAGTTCAAcgagagaaagagagttaGGGAGGAATACAGCAAGAGAATGGCCAATAGAAATACCAACTTATAATACATGTACATACATATACACCTAATTTTTTCCAGCATTTGGTAAGTAAATTAGAGCAAGTATACAACTAACGCACAGAGTATCCAGACTTCTGCGTATATAACCTCGGTGCAATGTTCATGCTCATCAACTCTTGGAACATCAACTTGGCAGCGTAAGGAATGTGAATCTGGTAAATGTTAGTCTTATTCTTACAAGACTTGCATTCAAactggttcttcttcaagttggcAACCACAGACATCAATCCACAGATACCACAGACATGGACTCTGAATGCATCCGAAGAATCCATCaatctctctttcaagaatCCAGCAACACCGTGGGCAATCATACAATCCCTCTCCATCTCTCCGAATCTCAAACCACCATCTCTGGCTCTACCCTCCATAGGCTGCCTAGTCAAGTTCTGGTATGGTCCTCTAGCTCTAGCATGAATTTTATCATCAACCATATGTCTCAATCTCTGGTAGTACGTAGGTCCCAAGTACACTTGAgccatcatcttcttacCAGTGTGACCGTTATACATCACTTCAAAGCCTCTACTTTGATATCCATTTTCTCTAAGCAACTTAGACACGGCATCCACCGTTAAATCTGTGAAAGGAGTAGCATCTCCCTCGTATCCACGCAAAGCTGCCACTTTAGATAGCAAACACTCAATTAAATGGGCAACAGTCATACGAGAAGGAATACAATGAGGATTGATAATGATATCCGGCACAATACCCTCGGCAGTAAATGGCATATCCTCATGTCTATAAGTCATACCAATGGTACCTTTCTGTCCATGTCTAGAGGCAAACTTATCTCCAATCTGTGGAACCTTAGTCGTTCTCATCCTCACCTTCACGAACTTCAAACCTTCTGCATTGGTCGTCAACATCACCTGATCCACAATACCACTCTCTGCAGTTCTAAGTGGTGTCGAGGCATCTCTTTTGGTATGGTATTTTGTCCTCTGTCCCAATTCTTCTGTGTCCGGTGGAATTGGCACTGTCTTGCCGATGATTATGTCATCTCCAGAGACTCTCACACCAGGTGCAATGAGACCATCgtcatccaacttctcgtATGTACCAACCTTGAATCCCAAAGTGTTAGATCTGATGGGCTTTTCGAACTCCTCCACGATCGAGATAccgtttcttctctcctgATCCATGTAGGTtctgaagaaaagtgaCCTAAATAAACCACGGTCAATAGAAGATTGATTCATAATGAcagaatcttcttggttATAACCGGAGTAGCAAGCGATAGCCACAATACAATTCTGACCAGCGGGTAGTTCTCTGAATTTCAAAAACTCCATCGATGCTGTCTTGGCCAAAGGCTTCTGCGGATAATACAAGATATTCGACATCGTATCCATACGCACGTTATAGTTCGTAAGGTAGACACCCATAGCCTGCTTACC is a window encoding:
- the RPB7 gene encoding DNA-directed RNA polymerase II subunit (BUSCO:EOG0934406K), encoding MFFIKDLALNLTLHPSYFGPNMKQYLRQKLLTDVEGTCTGQFGYIVCVLDCMNIDVGKGKLLTGDTGYSEFEVKYRAVVWKPFKGEVVDAVVSSVNSMGFFADVGPLSVFISKHLIPNDMKYTPSHTPPAYISEDQVIMKGAKVRIKIIGTRADVNSISAIGSIKEDYLGPL
- the MRPL23 gene encoding 54S ribosomal protein L23, mitochondrial (BUSCO:EOG09344A8M): MSNKIGKTGLAFARVWHHVDLAEDTRTLGRLASQIAIALIGKHKPVAHSTQDLGDYVVVSNCKYLRVTGRKMEDKTYWYHTTKPGTGKAVPMEKVVKDYGYGEVLRRAVSRMLPKNKHRDSRLRRLKVFDGSENPYRQNLIAWADQKPLVEQRLKEFNERKRVREEYSKRMANRNTNL